The nucleotide sequence CTCACTTAACCAACTCTAACAACGTCCAAGCTAAGCTAACCAACTGAGTACAACACTACTCATAAACTCCACTGAAAAATCAAGCTTATGTTTGAACTTAAAAACCCATTTACAACGCACACATTCTTCTGAGCTGATAAGAATTAAGAGACTCAGTATACCAAGTTCTGTTTTGTTCAAGAGTCTTTAGCTCCACATCAATGGCATTTTTCCATATGGAAAGCTGTCATATATAGTCTGCTTAAAAGTTATGTGTTCTCTAGGATAAAGCTAAAACAAAGGATAAAGAACTGAAGAGCAAGGAGAGAGAAGCAGATGATGATGCTGCCCGTTTACTCCTCTTTCTCTCGCCAATCTATCCTGTTACAACAACCAAGTATGTAGGTCTAATTGAAAAGCCCATCGAAGATCCACTTAGGTTGAAACATAGTCAACCTAGTCCAAGCCTAAAACTAAGAAGCCCAACTCTAACaatattgatttgtttctagatgATCTGTCATCTCATAATGGCCACACTTTTTACTGTTTAATGGTGGTTGGTTTTGGTTGCTGGAATATGTAAATTATTGAGGAACTAAATGCAAAAGACAACTTCAAGATAGTAAAATCGAAATTTTACTGCAATTAGCAGGGAAATCTCCCAACAACCAGAATTCAAAGCAATGCCTTAGAGGGCAGAGGAAAACAATGCCAAAGGaatgaaaataacaaagaagCAGAGGAACACAAAAGAGTACCCAAATCCGAATGATAATAAGAATCAAAAGGAGATCTTGTTTTATTCTTCAAACACCGGAACCACTCTCTTCANNNNNNNNNNNNNNNNNNNNNNNNNNNNNNNNNNNNNNNNNNNNNNNNNNNNNNNNNNNNNNNNNNNNNNNNNNNNNNNNNNNNNNNNNNNNNNNNNNNNNNNNNNNNNNNNNNNNNNNNNNNNNNNNNNNNNNNNNNNNNNNNNNNNNNNNNNNNNNNNNNNNNNNNNNNNNNNNNNNNNNNNNNNNNNNNNNNNNNNNNNNNNNNNNNNNNNNNNNNNNNNNNNNNNNNNNNNNNNNNNNNNNNNNNNNNNNNNNNNNNNNNNNNNNNNNNNNNNNNNNNNNNNNNNNNNNNNNNNNNNNNNNNNNNNNNNNNNNNNNNNNNNNNNNNNNNNNNNNNNNNNNNNNNNNNNNNNNNNNNNNNNNNNNNNNNNNNNNNNNNNNNNNNNNNNNNNNNNNNNNNNNNNNNNNNNNNNNNNNNNNNNNNNNNNNNNNNNNNNNNNNNNNNNNNNNNNNNNNNNNNNNNNNNNNNNNNNNNNNNNNNNNNNNNNNNNNNNNNNNNNNNNNNNNNNNNNNNNNNNNNNNNNNNNNNNNNNNNNNNNNNNNNNNNNNNNNNNNNNNNNNNNNNNNNNNNNNNNNNNNNNNNNNNNNNNNNNNNNNNNNNNNNNNNNNNNNNNNNNNNNNNNNNNNNNNNNNNNNNNNNNNNNNNNNNNNNNNNNNNNNNNNNNNNNNNNNNNNNNNNNNNNNNNNNNNNNNNNNNNNNNNNNNNNNNNNNNNNNNNNNNNNNNNNNNNNNNNNNNNNNNNNNNNNNNNNNNNNNNNNNNNNNNNNNNNNNNNNNNNNNNNNNNNNNNNNNNNNNNNNNNNNNNNNNNNNNNNNNNNNNNNNNNNNNNNNNNNNNNNNNNNNNNNNNNNNNNNNNNNNNNNNNNNNNNNNNNNNNNNNNNNNNNNNNNNNNNNNNNNNNNNNNNNNNNNNNNNNNNNNNNNNNNNNNNNNNNNNNNNNNNNNNNNNNNNNNNNNNNNNNNNNNNNNNNNNNNNNNNNNNNNNNNNNNNNNNNNNNNNNNNNNNNNNNNNNNNNNNNNNNNNNNNNNNNNNNNNNNNNNNNNNNNNNNNNNNNNNNNNNNNNNNNNNNNNNNNNNNNNNNNNNNNNNNNNNNNNNNNNNNNNNNNNNNNNNNNNNNNNNNNNNNNNNNNNNNNNNNNNNNNNNNNNNNNNNNNNNNNNNNNNNNNNNNNNNNNNNNNNNNNNNNNNNNNNNNNNNNNNNNNNNNNNNNNNNNNNNNNNNNNNNNNNNNNNNNNNNNNNNNNNNNNNNNNNNNNNNNNNNNNNNNNNNNNNNNNNNNNNNNNNNNNNNNNNNNNNNNNNNNNNNNNNNNNNNNNNNNNNNNNNNNNNNNNNNNNNNNNNNNNNNNNNNNNNNNNNNNNNNNNNNNNNNNNNNNNNNNNNNNNNNNNNNNNNNNNNNNNNNNNNNNNNNNNNNNNNNNNNNNNNNNNNNNNNNNNNNNNNNNNNNNNNNNNNNNNNNNNNNNNNNNNNNNNNNNNNNNNNNNNNNNNNNNNNNNNNNNNNNNNNNNNNNNNNNNNNNNNNNNNNNNNNNNNNNNNNNNNNNNNNNNNNNNNNNNNNNNNNNNNNNNNNNNNNNNNNNNNNNNNNNNNNNNNNNNNNNNNNNNNNNNNNNNTGCAAAAGACAACTTCAAGATAGTAAAATCGAAATTTTACTGCAATTAGCAGGGAAATCTCCCAACAACCAGAATTCAAAGCAATGCCTTAGAGGGCAGAGGAAAACAATGCCAAAGGaatgaaaataacaaagaagCAGAGGAACACAAAAGAGTACCCAAATCCGAATGATAATAAGAATCAAAAGGAGATCTTGTTTTATTCTTCAAACACCGGAACCACTCTCTTCAAACTCTTTACTGGTTCCGATCCGagtcttttttctcttttcttcaatCCTCCTGAGCAAGAGGAACAGCCTGAGCCTATAAGACACAACGAAACAGTAGAGATATCGCGTTAGAGACAAACAAATGTACCATTCTTTGAAAACTAGAAGTGTTCAAGAATGCATACCAATGGGCGGTACTTCAATGCATAGAACATTTCAAGGTAACGGCGGGCCTCAAGACGGTCAAGGTTCGAAACATGCTTCCAGAATCCATACACACCAGTCAATGTCAGGAGCCTCTGTGAGTATATCTGCCAGGTGTATCTGCAAAACCAACCAAAGATGAGTAAAGGCTAAACTTGAGAATCTAAATGAATTAGAAAGAGAGTGATGAGTTTTCTTACTTCTCCTCGATCCTCTGCAGTCCTCCTTGTGAGATCTCATCCCAGTGAGATGGATCTTCCTTACACTTGGTGAAGAAATCAGCAAGAGTATCAGCAGCCTGATCACCGTGGTACGGGTCAATGTGGAAACCTGATTTGCCGTGCACAATGATCTCAGCAGGACCACCTTTGCAAGTGGCGAACGTCGGTAGCCCACAGGTCATTGCCTCCACAACAGTCAACCCAAAGGCTTCATACAATGCAGGTTGCACAAACGCACCCTTGGTGTCACAGATGTACCTGTACAGCTCACCGTTCCTGACCCGGTTCATCTGGGAGGAGATCCATCGGAACTGACCGTTGAGCTTGTATTCCTCAATGAGATCATACATTTTCTTCATCTCAGCCTTCTCTTCGTTGTCCTTTGATTCTTTCCTCCTGTCTCCTCCCACAACCACCAAGTTAGCTAGCTCACGCAGGCGGGTGTTCTTCCCGTACCACTCAACAAGACCTGACAAGTTCTTGACACGGTCAAGCCTAGCCATGGTGAAGAGGATCGGCTTCTTCTTGTCCTTAAGCACACATCTGTTTcacaagaaaagcaaaaagatttgagaaaaacaatcaaaaacgtTAAAGATAAAACATAAAGAGTAATAAAAAGCTTACAGGTGCTCTTCGTTCTCAACATCGCTATAGAGGAGCTCTTCGATCTCAGAGTGGAATTTAGTCAATCTACGCTTCTCCTCGGTGTAAGGGAAGTAGATGCTCATATCAGCACCAGGGGAGACAATGTTAAACTTGGGATCAAACACATCAATCCCGTGAACAACTCGGTACAATCCAGGGAGAGTAAAGGCTGTGTGACTCTCATACTGTCCAACAGTCTCTTTGCTGCAAAATGAGTAAAGAAGACAACTCTTATAAACTAAACCACTTCTCTGAAACTATTCATACATATGTTTACTTCAAACAATATCTTTACCTTCCAGCAATTTCTTGGAATGTACTGGTGATGATGAAATCAGTGTGATTCATTGCGAAAATATCCGCAGTGAACTGGCATGAGAAATGGTACTTCTCGTCAAGCGACTTCCAGTAGATATCAGAATCTGGATACTTAGTTTTCTCCAGAGCGTGAGCAATGGTACACTACAAGAGAATCATTCACAAAACATTATTATCTTGACCACCTGACTTTATTTCATTAGATGGTTATGAAATGTTAaattcaagaaaccaaacctgAGTAACACCAAGTTTGTGTGCCAACAAAGAAGCAACAAGGTTTCCATCACTGTAGTTACCAATGATAAGGTCAGGCTTGCCATTCAACTCTTTCGATAACTCAACCGCAGCATCCTGAAATAGCAAGAGAAGTTCAGGTTTAATCTATAAAAAAGGCAAACAGAACACAGTATTAGAGGAAGAGGATGAGTGTACTTCACCTCGGCGTAAGTCTCTAGATATGGCCAGACTTCAAATCTTGAGATCCATTTGCGAACAATACCCTTCTCTGTTCTGAAGGGGACACGAAGAATGTCACAGTACTCAGAATCATAAACTCTCTCTAGACGTTCACCACATGTGGTTCCAACCGCATCAGGAAGCAGTCGAGTGAGCTGCAAAATAACCAGAACACACGGTTAGATTTTACACATCCGCAAGAATCCAAGGTTGGAGCAAAATCACTCAAAGCTTACAATGAGAATTCGTGGAGTAATGTCGAGTCCTTGTTGCTTAATACGTTGGAGCATCTCTACCTCAAGGGCACGTACTTGATCCAGAATGTAAACAACCTGCAATATCACAAAAAATTTAGCTAATCTTTGACAGAACAAGAAGTGTATATCTCTACTAGACTACTAGAGGAAGAGACTGGTTCTAACCTGACCACCAGTGTCAGGGTAACCAAGAACATTGTCTTGAGCAAAGTAACCATGGGGAGAGAGGATCACGACGTTAAACACCATTGGGACTCTTCCAAGAAAAGTCTCAAGAGTGCAAGGGTCAGGCGCCTCAAGAAGGTCCAAAAGAAGACGGATCATCTCAAGGACACGCTCAGCATTGTTACCCCATCCTCTCTCGAGACCAATCTCCTCAAACTTGGCCTCAAACTCTTCATAGGGTGTTTCAGGCTTAAGCTCTGCCAGGTACTCCTCTGCTTTCCTCAAGACGTGTTGCAGAGTGTTGAGGTTTTGAATCTTCTCGCTCAACATTAAATTCTACAAAACAAAGCACAAAGTCATTCAAACAAAGATTCTTGGTTtaatgggagagagagagagatttcaaaTGGATTTAGTTCAATACCTTGCCCTGGTGGCTATGTAGACGAAGGAACTTAAGCAATGGAAGCAAGCTCTCCTTGTCATGAAAGAGCTTAGCTGAGAGATGACGGTTAAGGAACTCAACACCATCTCCAATGTACTTGTGGAGCGTTGGACGAGGGACAGACGCATTGAATGGCTCGAAATCAAGCTCAAGAGTGAAATCACCATTCTTACTGCAAATTCAAAATGACATTGTTGAGAGAAACAGaggtagagaaaaaaaacagaacttttTAAGTTAAGGAATTGGTTATAACATACACTCCATCAACGAGTTCTTCCTTGAAATGAAGAAACTCAGCAGGTTGAAGCTCCTCAACGAAAAGAGCATGGAGATCGACTTTTAAGTATTCCCAAACACCAGGACTTGGCCTCACAGCAAGAGCAACCCATGGTGGCAACACTATTGCTTCCTGTTTTTTTCACACCCAACcaaaaagatcaaattttttgttttccaaaaataaaaatcaaaactttttcacTACCCATTTGAAGATTTGAGGAAATGTACCTGAGTGGATTTGAGAAGGTCAAAGAAAGCACCACCTTCAAGTTTCTTCTGGGTTTGTTCAGGCAAAGCCTCGAATTCAgcaatgatttggttttgttgcaATATTCCTTTACCTTTAGCTTcaaccctaaaataaaataaaaacatgtgaaGTTGATCAAACTTTTTGTTCCATAAACAAAAGTATTGAGAAAAGCCTATTGAAAAGGTGAGTAACGAATGAAACAAACCTGGAAAGCAAGGCAAGGACTTCATTCTTCTCAGAAACAAGCGTTTCGTTCAAACGCTCACGTTGGCTGTGGACGCGCGTTATCATACGTTCAGCGTTTGCCATTGATCAGACGCAGAAACagtgaaaagtgttttttttgtaaaactgcggagagagagaaataaaaatcagaGATTGTAATgatttgatgaaaataaaatgaagtgtTTTCTGTTTTCCACATTCacctcatatatataaacaaaagagaaatatgAATTAGATATTATCATATACAACGATGGTCAAGATATTATAACTAAAAGTCAAGAAACTGATATCAAAGCATGACTGTTTTAGCCTTACAGAGTCCAATGTTATTACGAAAACAAAGCCTAGAAGGTTACTATTATATTCAACTACTTGACCCTCCTCTCTACACGTACACATGGCGAAACCAGAATTCGTTTCATGGTTTCTGGTTCCTAAGTTCGATAGATTGATGATCATTAAACAAATGTTTTGAGCCGACATCGAATTTGACgttatagaaaattgaaaatgatgTTTTAAGAACAAATCTTAtccatcaaaaaaaatttcataagtttTCGTTAAACATTTCTATCCTCCTCCACCATCCATTGTTAAAAGCAATGGTGTGTGTGTGATTACGAATCTTTTACAAAACATCtttgtcaaaaaatttaaatctaagCGTGACTCATAAGAACAAAGTGGATGGAGACATGTAGTATAATATAAAGACAAATATAAGAATCCTGGGTACACGTCATACAAatacattaaaagaaaattattataattattggggaaaactaaaaaacaatttagTTTCTTGAACAGTCAGATGTCTCTATAGTGGATTCCATATTTggagttttttcttttgcaagaaAATGATTCATAATGCAAAAGAATTTTCCGAAAatgttaattatgttttttaaataatgatattctctttttattttgcaaCACAGCTGGAAAATTCTCTTATGAGAAAATTcctctaaaaaataaaattaaaaataaaaaagcgaGAAAATAGAATATAAAGCACGACtgattctttaaaatataaaagagttttggtgtttttttcctAACCAGAGATTTTTCAGGAAAGAATTTTCTACAAGATGTGTTGTTTGattcatcttctctttttcagaaaaaataaaccaagaacaaaacaaatctagctAGCATTAGAGCTAAAACATGATTAAAGTAAATGCAATAGACAAacttctaaaacaaaaacaaaaaacaaattaaagagaaCAGAAGTAGTAAAGAACCTGGAGTAGTAGCTAGAGAGAGAAGTGGTTTGAGTAAGCTATGAAGGTTTACGTTCGATATGCTTCAAATTTATAGGGAGAGGATTCTGAAAGCTTAAATGCAAAATTTGGTAagttgataaaataataaaatgaatcattacttcctctgtttcctttTACGTTTCATTTCTTGGGCTCCAAACCCAGGACAAAAACTACTACAAGTCTAGAAGATAAATGGATTTTTTAAAGTCCAAGGTAAAAGGACAttttaggaaaagaagaaagttcTGGAATGGTGTAATTTTCCTTAAAAATGTATAATCACTAATACTTTTCTCCTTAAATAGAATAGATATCGGATTATATTACTGATCTTTGGATCGAAATTTACATAAATGAGATCTTATCTATCTTTATAATACTtgacaaacaagaaaaaaattattaccatTTATAAAACCacaataagatattttttttttcagtgtgccaaacaatccaaacatttcaatttttaaacTTAATATATTAGTACGTTTGACTCTGTGGGAAATTTGTTTGGCTTAATAAATGGAAacattgtaataatttttttgttgaaaatttttGGGGTAAAGATGATAAAGTGAATTACTAAAAGTATTAGCTTatctttaattttgaataaatgccaagagtttttttctattattagcTAGTATTCATATATTTATGCTATCAAAAAGTCTTTAGAagttatttatttctattttaaatcgACTTAAATTACATTAAGTTtctcaactttaaaaaaataattttttacatttattgTGATTTGTAAATGATATGTGTTGTCTTttttactagtatttttttataagtaaCTTCTAAATATTTGACAAATAAGCTGTAAACTTATCACATGTTTTCTTTTCGAAAACTTTTCTACCTATAGATATTTTACCaaggaaaataattaatttcagttatattaacttttttaccTTCTTTAATTCAGTAAATTTACcctattttttgttctttctcttaatttagaaattaatataaCTCTATCAGCAATCTTTGATAAAATGATGAAAAcgtattttagaaaaatggaTGGTTGAGCTAAATCATATAAGCTCAtcatctaaagtctaaactcaTGCATAGTAATAAAATTGATGTGTTTACAGTGAACATAGTACAATATCACGAAGATGGACGTGACATTGATCACTCTGCAATACAAATACACCTCGACTAAAAGGTAGCATTACCGAAAGCTAGCATCATCGTACATTTtgcctaagtatttttctacgTCTTAAAGAATCAAGTTGGACTGATAGATCCACGAAGAGTTGGTCCGTCTCTAACATTTTTAGGTGCGACTAAAAAAATTACGGTaagccaaaaataaaagaaaaaagtaaaaaaaaaattacggtTGATTAATGTTAGTAACCCATATGTCTGACTCTGATGAAtgatatataacttatatattcACGTGATTACACGATTTTTCCTAGTATTTTTATACgttatcaaattttattggtaTCATATGTTCAATGAAAATGATTTATGTATAACTTAACTAACAACAATTAATAGTCACTTACCTattgaattagttttttttctttaattataatattttatgattGTTTTGTAATACGATCTATTCAAATGTAGTCTTTTTGGCGATCAATCATCACTTTGCTTACTTTTTACAATTCATATCTCtttaacaatgtttttttcaCTAGCACCAATATTGTGTTCCGGTTTTAATTGATGGTTTAGATAATGTAGTTTCGTGAGTTATGCAATAAAAAATTCAGTCGCCTTTTTGTGGAAAAATATTCCGTTAATAGTTTGTCATCCAAATTTAATCGGATGTTCCAGAAGCGACTTATATATTTTGTCATCCATTtgctaagttttttttattccaaGTTGTTGTTCATTTGCTAAGTTATTAATATTATACCCTTTGACTACATAGAAATTATACGTTGTGAATGATggaagaaatcaaataaaaaattgtaaatggcCATCAATACATATCCCCATTTATCGACGACCACGTGTCGGAGTACAAGAAAGGTTTCACGTGGAACGACGGTATTAGTGAATCTAGGAgctacaccaacaacaacaaaacaggAGGCCAGGACGAGTTCTTGTAGCAATATTGGTTGATTGTGACGCGGCTTTCCACCGACTTTGGATAATGAAATAACAAAGTTGTGTAATCATTTTGTATTAGGATAAGGATTTAGGAGCTAGTGTCCAATTACAATTTTGATTAATTCAGTTTCGTACgttaaaagtaatatttttggtCCACTAAACACAGTCCACTGTTATTTTTCTGTGGGGtggtttttgacttttgaggtGTAGGTGAAAGCGGTATTTTAATTCTcgtttattgttttgttattgtgATTTAGTAATGGTTGCTGACaattacaacaaaagaaaaaaatggttgtGAGTTTAGAGGAAGTGGAATAGGGTAGATAGATTATTATTTCTCTCTAATTTGCTACCATTATAACACCTTTCATCTAACCCGTTTAACATTTAACAACGTTTGTTCcactttctaattttgtttcaaatctATACTTCTTCAGTTCTTTCTTAACATATTGCATTATGCTTTCTATTGAATCATAATGACATCCGAGGCTATTTTGCCTAAATATACCAATTAGCAATAGAGTTTCCACCCAACCCTCATCCATATTAAAGCAATACTCATTATGTTTTGATGAATGTAACGAGAAAGAAGCTTTTGTTGTGTGGGCCTGTCTGTGTAAATGCATAATGTAAGTTAGTTAATAGATTTTACAGTGGtaatctttcaaaatcaaaatactatTTACGATTCGACTAATATTAGTTTGTTGAACAACATAATTCTTAactaaaaaagttttgtttcagTGTTACGAAAACTGCAAGGTGTCTAAAACCTCTTTGAACAAGGAATTTTTGGTGATGAGTTGTTTTTTGGAGCAAACTAGGTAAATGGTAAGAAATGAAGAATTATGCAAGTTAATAagtatatttatatcaaaacttttatttggccATTTCTTTTAGGACAACAAAAGACATGTCTCTATGAAATAAtatctcttttaatttgtttggcaatttcacataaattaagaaaacattttaaattatctttttaaatcttataaattcaaattgagttttgataatttttgtGGATTTGAAGTTAAATTAGATACTTTAcagtttttttctatttctaagcatcttcttctttttttttaataaaaattgtgatgtttcattttgatttttaggtaGTAGTCAAACATTACATGATTTCCATTAGGTTTGCCTAATTTCTGGAATTGAAGTTCCATCTTCTGATACAGAATCAggcaacaacaaaataatattaaagtgtTTCGCTATATTCAATCATCCatcattttctttaacaaaCCACGACATCTAATGGTAATCTATCACGTTGCTATTAGGTTTGCATCTTTCTGTTCATCGAAAGACCGCAAATATGACATTGCATATGATAACATCTAGGAAATTTGATACTCCAATTCATCAGAGACAAATCCATGTGTCAGAAGTTTTTTCCCCTCACTTTACGtgtgtttatgatttgatatgttttacTAGCATTTTACAAAAGTTATGAGAATCATCTGCATACTACACCtggttttcaactttttatttatgttcCTACCTGATAGATAGGTTGGAAATATTTTTCTGGAATAAAGACTTAGAGAAAATAATGATACTTACTTTCCTTTCAGCTTTCAAGTGTCCTTCTAGTGTTTCTCTATATTAAggaatttttttagtataatctgAAAGAATAATAGGGATAGAATTAGGAATTTGTCTCTTAAGGAACAGAGAAGACAAATAATGATGTTCTGTAACATCATTCACACCACACAGTTCTATATGTGTTATTCAAAAGACAAATCATCTGGTctgatttattttgattatttaggCAATGCTGGGATGGTGTGAGTGAACCCTTGAAAGATCTCGTTACGATTAGTAACTTGTTGGCTGGTCAACACCTATTTGAATACTACTGTAGACTGTAGTTCTAAAACCAATGAAATGGCCAGGCTAGCAACATCTCTTTCCAGACCGCAAAACGCAAACGCGTAAGTGCAGTTGCGACTCGAATCGACTAGAGGGTGATAAAGAATCGATTTATTCTCAGAACAGACAAGAGCTTATACAAGAtggatttaaaaacaaacagatATTTACATccgaccacaaaccaaaattaaagaGCCTAACATAAGTAAGTCTCAGACTATCTCACAAGTTTCTCTCCATAAACATGaatttttcctctttctttctgcAAGACTGCAAACTCAAACTTCTCAGCTATTTTAGTATTTGCTCCTCTTAATAGTTCTAATCTCTTTTGACAGGTCGTCACCGTGAAGTCTCGAATACATGGCACTGCGAATCTCTCTACCAGTCGCTTCTCCATGTTCGAACCGTAATACCCAAATGTTCAGAAGACCTCAAGTATGGTGAAGGCAAAGTATGTTCTTGTTGGAAATGGACGGTTGAGAGAGCTTCAATGGCAGATTGCTTCCCCGTACGCTACCCATTGTTTGAAGCTATCTGGGAAATCATCGCGAATCTTTGTGTGTACAGATTGTTCGGTTCCCATAGGTTCTTTTCCCTGCCAAAGGAAATAAATCCGGTTTAAGTTTCAAGTGAAGTAaccaaatcacaatatatgcccCCAAAATATCAAACCATCTGAGTGCAGTGAAATATGTCGTATGATACCATACCAAATAAAATCACAGCGCTGAAATTACTTCACccataaaactattttattagcTAATATTGGCCAGActctaaccatttcatttgttaATTTAACGTTTTAAGTCATAGACTACATGCTTTGTAAAGAAGAGAGTAAGAAAATCCGTTTATTTGTGACAGGTTCAGCTACTAGATATCCTCTGCTCGTTAAATCCTATTATAGCATCTACTTCCAATCTGAGCTCGTTACGACTCACTTCCGTGGTTCAAGGTTTAGCCAATGGTTCATCCAGGTTCAGAGAAGATATCATATAGAAATCTATACGAGGTAGATGGCAGAAAGTAACACCAGTTCTCACTGTACAAAACTTGCTAGAGAGATATGCAAACTAGAATATGGAAGACTGACCTTCCTGCTGCTTGATCCACTCTCACTCATAGCTGGCGTCGGTTGTTTTGCTTCAGTAGTGATATTTTCTGATGAAGACGTCTCGGCGGTTGAATATATTGTAAGCAATGACGGCCTGCCAAGAGAACGCAATGTGAATTGCATGACCTTATACCGTTATACGTAGTAAAACTGACTAAACCATGACTAGAAAAAATTGTTGATTATTCATGAGGAATACGCTATCATTGTTATATTAGTCATCAATGGTGAAAACCAAATGCAAatggatatttaaaaattttagttttaacattTTTCGACATCTATCAGCTGTGTTTTTAGATAGATGGACGAGGAAATGGTATAGACGTAGAAATTTTATACTTCTGTGGAATGAGATCTGGTTCCCCTATTGTCTGCTTAAAATCGTAAACTGATGTCTTTAGTGCACAGTAATTTTACCTGGACAATTGATCGTTCTCACATAGATTTTCCGACGAAGAAAGCCACTCAATATCAACGAAATTTGAAACACTAGACATATCTTCTTGCTCGGACAAGTAATTGGAGCTACTACCATTACGTTGAACCTTTTGGGCATCTCCAAAAAAATATGTGCTAGGCATTGACGGAGTACACCTACAGAGATGTTATAGCTAAATATCAAGACCAACAAGAGAGACAAGTGTTACTATGTACTAGCACACACACTATCTTAGCTACATGAAGCATAAAGACAACCACTTCATGAATATATGAGCTATCATGGGTAGAACTCAGAAGCACAATAGAGCTGCACCCAGCAAAATTATAATGCATACATAGCATGGAGACTCAAGCTAAATGTACCAGCAGCACATATTTTATCTAGCTATAGTGAAGAAAATTGTAGGAAAGATTTGAACAAACCTCGATAATGTTACATCACCGGCAGCTGGCATATCTGGTGATGACTCTGAAATTATATGAGTCACTTGGTGTGACGACACAAAGCCTTTATGTGATATGCTTTCACTCTTTCTACTCATTGCGGACATCGGAG is from Camelina sativa cultivar DH55 chromosome 20, Cs, whole genome shotgun sequence and encodes:
- the LOC104770460 gene encoding sucrose synthase 1; translated protein: MANAERMITRVHSQRERLNETLVSEKNEVLALLSRVEAKGKGILQQNQIIAEFEALPEQTQKKLEGGAFFDLLKSTQEAIVLPPWVALAVRPSPGVWEYLKVDLHALFVEELQPAEFLHFKEELVDGVKNGDFTLELDFEPFNASVPRPTLHKYIGDGVEFLNRHLSAKLFHDKESLLPLLKFLRLHSHQGKNLMLSEKIQNLNTLQHVLRKAEEYLAELKPETPYEEFEAKFEEIGLERGWGNNAERVLEMIRLLLDLLEAPDPCTLETFLGRVPMVFNVVILSPHGYFAQDNVLGYPDTGGQVVYILDQVRALEVEMLQRIKQQGLDITPRILILTRLLPDAVGTTCGERLERVYDSEYCDILRVPFRTEKGIVRKWISRFEVWPYLETYAEDAAVELSKELNGKPDLIIGNYSDGNLVASLLAHKLGVTQCTIAHALEKTKYPDSDIYWKSLDEKYHFSCQFTADIFAMNHTDFIITSTFQEIAGSKETVGQYESHTAFTLPGLYRVVHGIDVFDPKFNIVSPGADMSIYFPYTEEKRRLTKFHSEIEELLYSDVENEEHLCVLKDKKKPILFTMARLDRVKNLSGLVEWYGKNTRLRELANLVVVGGDRRKESKDNEEKAEMKKMYDLIEEYKLNGQFRWISSQMNRVRNGELYRYICDTKGAFVQPALYEAFGLTVVEAMTCGLPTFATCKGGPAEIIVHGKSGFHIDPYHGDQAADTLADFFTKCKEDPSHWDEISQGGLQRIEEKYTWQIYSQRLLTLTGVYGFWKHVSNLDRLEARRYLEMFYALKYRPLAQAVPLAQED